Proteins co-encoded in one Streptomyces sp. NBC_01283 genomic window:
- a CDS encoding TetR/AcrR family transcriptional regulator, which produces MAGKKQFDMDAALDAAMIQFWRDGYADTSLDDLSRATGLNRSSIYSSLGDKDTLFVRCLDLYAARFGQKYDAALSCAASEPVAALRAFFDVTLERIADPELPDGCLMAQSAMAIPVLSPRVAAHAKQALGFQLRRLRAALKAGRLTDQDAEVFAVHAAAVNQSLAVMSRAGASPAQLLAIVGVTIDALSQALRA; this is translated from the coding sequence GTGGCAGGCAAGAAGCAGTTCGACATGGACGCGGCGCTTGACGCCGCGATGATCCAGTTTTGGCGCGACGGCTACGCCGACACCTCGTTGGACGATTTGTCTCGGGCAACCGGTCTGAACCGCAGTTCCATCTACTCCTCCCTCGGCGACAAGGACACGCTCTTCGTGCGCTGCCTGGATCTCTACGCCGCCCGCTTTGGCCAGAAGTACGACGCCGCCCTGTCGTGTGCAGCCTCGGAACCTGTTGCCGCTCTCCGTGCGTTCTTTGACGTCACCCTCGAGCGCATCGCCGATCCCGAACTGCCTGACGGATGCCTGATGGCCCAGTCAGCCATGGCAATTCCCGTGCTGAGCCCGCGCGTCGCAGCGCACGCCAAGCAGGCGCTCGGCTTCCAGCTCCGGCGCCTGCGCGCCGCGCTGAAGGCCGGCCGACTGACCGATCAGGACGCCGAGGTCTTCGCTGTACACGCAGCGGCCGTGAACCAGTCGCTCGCCGTCATGAGCAGGGCCGGGGCGAGCCCGGCGCAGCTCCTGGCCATCGTGGGCGTGACCATTGACGCGCTGTCACAGGCGCTGCGCGCGTAA
- a CDS encoding alpha/beta fold hydrolase — MTDPATSTPHVSESNPIRDLPLQHLAGFTHRWVDADGVRLHAIEGGRPSGPTVVLLAGFPQTWWAWRKVMPGLAHRFHVIAIDLPGQGHSERPERSYDTHAVAAQVHTAVKALGVSTYSLVAHDIGAWVAFSLALNFESDLRQVALLDAGIPGITLPEAIPTDPDRAWKTWHFAFHVVPDLPETLLAGRERAYVGWFLKMKALSPDTFADAELDHYAAAVAVDGGLRASLAYYRDAAESARKNREALKERHLTVPILGISSSHGSVPDMAASISPWADNTTRLVVPDAGHFIPDEQPEAIAAAITDFIVDDD, encoded by the coding sequence GTGACCGACCCAGCGACCAGCACGCCGCACGTCTCCGAAAGCAACCCCATCCGCGACCTGCCCCTGCAGCATCTGGCCGGATTCACTCACCGCTGGGTCGACGCGGACGGCGTCCGCCTTCATGCCATCGAAGGCGGACGTCCGAGCGGCCCGACCGTCGTCCTGCTCGCCGGATTCCCGCAGACCTGGTGGGCCTGGCGAAAGGTGATGCCCGGCCTCGCTCACCGGTTCCACGTCATCGCGATCGACCTGCCGGGTCAGGGCCACTCCGAGCGTCCCGAGCGCAGCTACGACACGCACGCGGTCGCCGCGCAGGTCCACACCGCCGTGAAGGCTCTGGGAGTGTCGACTTACTCCCTGGTCGCCCACGACATCGGTGCCTGGGTCGCCTTCTCGCTCGCCCTCAACTTCGAGAGCGACCTGCGCCAGGTCGCTCTGCTCGACGCCGGTATTCCCGGTATCACTCTCCCGGAGGCCATTCCCACCGACCCGGATCGCGCGTGGAAAACCTGGCATTTCGCGTTCCATGTCGTGCCCGACCTGCCCGAGACGTTGCTTGCCGGCCGCGAACGCGCGTACGTCGGCTGGTTCCTGAAGATGAAGGCCCTGTCTCCCGACACGTTCGCCGACGCCGAGCTCGACCACTACGCGGCGGCCGTCGCCGTCGACGGCGGCCTGCGCGCTTCTCTCGCGTACTACCGAGACGCCGCGGAGTCAGCGCGCAAGAACCGCGAGGCGCTCAAGGAGCGGCACTTGACCGTGCCCATCCTCGGAATCTCCAGCAGCCACGGCTCCGTTCCGGACATGGCCGCCTCCATCAGCCCATGGGCCGACAACACCACCCGGCTCGTCGTGCCCGACGCCGGACACTTCATCCCCGACGAGCAGCCCGAAGCTATCGCTGCCGCGATAACAGACTTCATCGTCGACGACGACTGA
- a CDS encoding MerR family transcriptional regulator produces MTTHTPAAAAERIGVSIDTLRYYEREGLIGPIRRTAGGRREYTEDDLFWIGLVTCFREAGLGIADLRGFVAILRAEHSPQDRVAFLRERRRDLEQQAAALRRAMDVLDDKIDYYS; encoded by the coding sequence ATGACCACCCACACCCCGGCGGCAGCCGCCGAGCGCATCGGCGTCTCCATCGACACGCTGCGCTACTACGAACGCGAAGGGCTCATCGGCCCGATCCGGCGCACCGCCGGCGGGCGCCGGGAGTACACCGAGGACGACCTCTTCTGGATCGGCCTGGTCACGTGCTTCCGTGAGGCCGGCCTTGGCATCGCGGACTTGCGGGGATTCGTCGCCATCCTGCGCGCCGAACACTCTCCGCAGGACCGTGTCGCCTTCCTCCGCGAACGCCGCAGGGACCTGGAACAGCAGGCGGCGGCGCTGCGCCGGGCCATGGACGTCCTCGACGACAAGATCGATTACTACAGCTGA
- a CDS encoding aldo/keto reductase: MNTTDPKIVLGTMDFGTRVAPDQAFAILDSFVAGGGVWLDTANCYSFWSDPSGIGGASERVIGAWLRARHGARDTVRIATKVRQNPLVPHSWPDSAEGLSARAVHAGVEESLERLGVDRIDLLWAHAEDRTVPLEETVGAFGELVTKGVVLRVGAANHAAWRVERARSSAREQGVEPWTALQLRHSLVQPRPLTPVAESGHRMLAAEDLDLARSAGLSVWSYSSLMWGSYVRADKPLPETYDHPGTARVLAVLEEVAVELAASPNQVVLAWLMEQGIDPIVGASRVEQIEQALAASRVRLSDEHLARFAEAR, encoded by the coding sequence ATGAACACCACCGACCCCAAGATCGTCCTCGGGACCATGGACTTCGGCACCCGCGTCGCCCCCGACCAGGCATTCGCGATCCTCGACTCCTTCGTCGCGGGCGGCGGCGTCTGGCTCGACACCGCGAACTGCTACTCCTTCTGGAGCGACCCCAGCGGCATCGGCGGCGCCAGCGAACGCGTCATCGGCGCCTGGCTGCGGGCCCGCCACGGCGCGCGCGACACGGTGCGGATCGCGACCAAGGTCCGGCAGAATCCCCTGGTCCCGCACTCCTGGCCGGACAGCGCCGAAGGGCTGTCCGCCCGCGCCGTCCACGCTGGTGTGGAGGAGAGCCTGGAGCGGCTCGGCGTCGATCGCATCGACCTGCTCTGGGCCCACGCCGAGGACCGCACCGTGCCGCTGGAGGAGACGGTCGGTGCCTTCGGCGAGCTGGTCACCAAGGGGGTGGTCCTGCGGGTCGGGGCGGCGAACCATGCCGCCTGGCGCGTCGAGCGTGCCCGGTCGTCCGCGCGGGAACAGGGTGTCGAGCCGTGGACGGCCCTGCAGTTGCGCCACTCGCTCGTCCAGCCGCGCCCGCTCACCCCAGTCGCGGAGTCCGGCCACCGGATGCTTGCCGCCGAGGACTTGGACCTCGCGCGGTCGGCCGGACTCTCGGTGTGGTCCTACAGCTCGCTGATGTGGGGTTCGTACGTACGCGCGGACAAACCGCTGCCGGAAACCTATGATCACCCCGGGACCGCCCGGGTGCTCGCGGTCCTGGAGGAGGTCGCCGTCGAGCTGGCGGCCTCGCCGAACCAGGTCGTCCTGGCGTGGCTGATGGAGCAGGGCATCGACCCGATCGTCGGCGCGAGCCGGGTGGAGCAGATCGAGCAGGCGCTCGCCGCAAGCCGGGTGCGGCTCAGCGACGAGCATCTGGCGCGCTTCGCCGAAGCGCGGTAG
- a CDS encoding helix-turn-helix domain-containing protein, whose protein sequence is MEDLTATRMAARPALALRRYVGSYVGFDLRGFPSGVHCGPPGRLLTAVISLSGPLEVAAGVDDGSPISRFDGLGGGLMCRSVAIHHDGRQQGVQVSLTPLGARAIYGVPAAALVHQLVPLDELLGALGVELVDRLRVATTWAARFAALDEVLLRAVGRSSGGNPAPRVRPEVAEAWRRLVAAQGRIQVGAIAAELGWSRRYLTERFRGEVGLSPKTFARVLRFEHAHELATAHDPLAWSEVASISGYADQAHLVRDWREFTGRSPTAWRRGEILLGSG, encoded by the coding sequence GTGGAGGACCTTACGGCTACCAGGATGGCAGCACGTCCGGCGCTCGCCTTGCGGCGGTACGTCGGTTCGTACGTCGGTTTCGATCTTCGCGGGTTCCCGTCGGGGGTGCACTGCGGTCCGCCGGGCCGCCTGCTCACTGCGGTGATCAGCCTGTCCGGCCCTTTGGAGGTGGCGGCGGGCGTCGATGACGGGTCACCGATCTCGCGCTTCGACGGCCTGGGCGGCGGTCTGATGTGCCGGTCCGTCGCGATCCACCACGACGGACGCCAGCAAGGCGTGCAGGTGTCGCTGACACCGCTCGGGGCCCGGGCCATCTACGGTGTGCCGGCCGCCGCGCTCGTCCACCAACTGGTCCCACTCGACGAGCTTCTCGGGGCGCTTGGTGTCGAGTTGGTCGACCGGCTCCGAGTGGCGACCACGTGGGCCGCGCGGTTCGCCGCGCTGGACGAGGTACTCCTGCGAGCCGTCGGCCGCAGCTCCGGCGGCAACCCCGCGCCCCGGGTGCGCCCCGAGGTGGCCGAGGCATGGCGCCGTCTCGTCGCCGCGCAGGGCCGCATCCAGGTGGGGGCGATCGCAGCAGAACTGGGCTGGAGCCGTCGATACCTCACCGAGCGGTTTCGCGGCGAGGTGGGCCTCTCTCCGAAGACCTTCGCCCGCGTCCTGCGCTTCGAGCACGCGCACGAACTGGCGACGGCGCACGACCCGCTCGCGTGGTCCGAGGTGGCGAGTATCTCCGGCTACGCCGACCAGGCCCATCTCGTGCGGGACTGGCGCGAGTTCACGGGCCGATCGCCAACGGCCTGGCGCCGGGGCGAAATCCTCCTGGGCAGCGGGTAG
- a CDS encoding cupin domain-containing protein — protein MRLVNHEHNPIDLRTTPVHLGLGSTAKPIEGFSWDPQVLKAYSAAVAADGAEGRIVTIFDGDSDGDDWERHPAGDELVVCLRGSVTVTRDAEGVTDRVVLAPGEATVNPAGTWHAVDMAGPSTILTITAGLGTEHRPRIDARPTEHAGTPETHTP, from the coding sequence ATGAGACTGGTCAACCACGAACACAATCCCATCGACCTGCGGACAACCCCCGTGCACCTCGGGCTGGGATCGACAGCGAAACCCATCGAAGGCTTCTCCTGGGACCCACAGGTACTCAAGGCCTACAGCGCCGCGGTCGCGGCGGACGGCGCCGAGGGCCGGATAGTGACGATCTTCGACGGCGACAGCGACGGCGACGACTGGGAGCGCCACCCCGCCGGCGACGAACTGGTCGTCTGCCTGCGCGGGTCGGTGACGGTCACCCGCGACGCGGAGGGGGTGACCGACCGCGTCGTGCTCGCGCCGGGCGAGGCCACCGTCAACCCGGCCGGGACATGGCACGCGGTCGACATGGCAGGGCCGTCGACCATCTTGACCATCACCGCCGGCCTCGGCACCGAGCACCGCCCCCGGATCGACGCCCGCCCCACCGAGCACGCCGGCACGCCCGAAACGCACACGCCGTGA
- a CDS encoding SGNH/GDSL hydrolase family protein, whose product MRTRIACLGDSLTRAQFSVDYLDLLKRRHPPGAVHLARFGANGDFAYNLFRHLDAVVADPPEVITVLIGTNDARASLAGYPVELAMKRKQLPQRPSAGWFQQCLGAVVERLRTQTDATIGLLSLPVLGQQLDGAAAQASQTYSRLISEVATTGGATYLPLHERQIEELRHADPPPIPYRELTPAAGLGVLVRHAVLRRSLDTISRRRGLVLTTDHIHQNSRGAAMVAEVIDTCLLTQSA is encoded by the coding sequence GTGAGGACACGCATCGCCTGCCTCGGCGACAGCCTCACCCGCGCGCAGTTCAGCGTCGACTACCTGGACCTGCTCAAACGACGCCACCCTCCCGGCGCCGTGCACCTCGCCCGCTTCGGCGCCAACGGCGACTTCGCCTACAACCTCTTCCGGCACCTCGATGCCGTCGTCGCGGACCCGCCCGAGGTGATCACCGTGTTGATCGGGACCAACGATGCCCGAGCGAGCCTCGCCGGCTACCCCGTCGAACTCGCCATGAAGCGCAAACAACTCCCCCAGCGCCCGTCGGCCGGCTGGTTCCAGCAGTGCCTGGGCGCCGTCGTCGAACGGCTGCGCACGCAGACCGACGCGACGATCGGTCTGCTCTCGCTCCCGGTCCTGGGCCAACAACTCGACGGAGCGGCCGCACAGGCATCGCAGACCTACAGCCGGCTGATCTCCGAGGTCGCCACCACCGGCGGGGCCACCTACCTCCCGCTCCACGAACGCCAGATCGAGGAACTACGCCACGCAGACCCGCCGCCGATCCCCTACCGGGAACTGACACCCGCGGCGGGCCTCGGCGTCCTCGTGCGGCACGCCGTGCTGCGCCGCAGTCTCGACACGATCTCGCGGCGCCGAGGCCTCGTGCTCACGACCGACCACATCCACCAGAACAGCCGCGGCGCCGCCATGGTCGCCGAGGTCATCGACACCTGTCTGCTGACCCAGAGCGCGTAA